A single window of Ignavibacteriota bacterium DNA harbors:
- the mnmE gene encoding tRNA uridine-5-carboxymethylaminomethyl(34) synthesis GTPase MnmE: MLLSNEDTIAAIATPIGIGAISVIRVSGPDSIESVSKAFVGKKNLNSVKTHTIHYGKIVDQNHTVIDDVLVSVFKSPHSYTGEDSIEISTHGSPFVSNKILETLLKQNIRLAEPGEFTKRAFLNGRIDLSQAEAVIDIINSRTNASLKGARSQFDGLLSQKIDALRQSLINSSSLIELELDFAEEDLQFVSLEKVRLEIKNTILEIQKLVDTYKFGKVLVDGVNAVFVGRPNVGKSSLLNYLVKESRAIVSHIPGTTRDVIREEISIDGVLFKIFDTAGIRFSDDEIEKEGVLRSRKAVENADIVVLISDVFSGFPFDLYDEILKLTNPEKVIFVINKIDLNNNFNLEDNYGISAKTGDGIEKFLEVLKKKSFITETFSEKNAVVSNLRHKTALEKTIEHLVKTIDSIDKKLSGEFISVDLRNAESALGEIIGKVTSDDILNNIFSKFCIGK; the protein is encoded by the coding sequence TTGTTATTATCAAACGAAGATACAATTGCTGCAATAGCAACACCAATTGGAATAGGCGCAATTTCTGTTATTAGAGTGAGCGGACCAGATAGTATTGAATCTGTTTCAAAAGCATTTGTAGGGAAAAAAAATCTTAATTCTGTAAAAACGCACACAATCCACTATGGAAAAATAGTTGATCAAAACCATACTGTAATTGATGATGTATTGGTTTCGGTTTTTAAAAGCCCACACTCATATACCGGAGAAGATTCAATTGAAATAAGTACACATGGAAGCCCGTTTGTATCAAATAAAATTCTTGAAACTTTATTAAAACAAAATATAAGGTTGGCAGAACCGGGAGAATTCACAAAGAGAGCTTTTTTAAATGGTCGAATAGATCTTTCACAGGCTGAAGCAGTAATTGATATAATAAACAGCAGAACTAACGCTTCGTTAAAAGGAGCGCGCAGCCAGTTTGATGGTTTGTTATCACAAAAAATAGATGCTCTAAGACAAAGTTTAATTAATTCATCTTCCTTAATTGAACTTGAGTTGGATTTTGCCGAAGAAGATTTGCAATTTGTGTCACTTGAAAAAGTTAGGCTCGAAATAAAAAACACCATTTTGGAAATACAAAAACTTGTTGACACATATAAATTCGGTAAAGTTTTAGTCGATGGGGTAAATGCTGTTTTTGTCGGTAGACCAAATGTTGGGAAATCATCTTTGTTAAATTATTTGGTTAAAGAATCAAGAGCAATTGTAAGCCATATTCCGGGAACGACGAGAGATGTTATTCGTGAAGAAATTTCTATTGATGGTGTTTTATTTAAAATATTTGATACTGCTGGAATTAGATTTTCTGATGATGAAATTGAAAAGGAGGGTGTTTTAAGAAGCAGAAAAGCCGTTGAAAATGCCGATATTGTTGTTTTAATTTCCGACGTTTTTTCAGGGTTTCCTTTTGATCTGTATGATGAAATTTTAAAATTAACCAATCCGGAAAAAGTGATTTTTGTAATTAATAAAATTGATTTAAATAATAATTTCAATTTAGAAGACAATTATGGTATCTCCGCAAAAACAGGGGATGGAATTGAAAAGTTTTTAGAAGTATTAAAAAAGAAAAGCTTTATTACGGAAACGTTTAGCGAAAAGAACGCCGTTGTTTCAAATTTGCGACATAAAACTGCATTAGAAAAAACAATAGAGCATTTAGTTAAAACTATTGATTCTATTGATAAAAAGTTAAGCGGAGAGTTTATTTCTGTTGATTTGAGAAATGCAGAAAGTGCGTTGGGCGAAATTATTGGCAAAGTTACATCCGACGATATTTTAAATAATATTTTTTCAAAATTTTGTATTGGAAAGTAA